atttttatattggtctttctgccacgcccactaaaacgcctacaaaccgccaaaaactgtgtttaatactctccttctcccttccactagctgagtaacaggtatcaggTAGTCGGGGaaatcgactatagcgttctctcttgtttttcatatTTGAATCACTTGTATGTTCCCAAGGTTCgatttaagttttaaaaatttcttgaataatttattgatGGTCCCATTGTCTGCtatagatttaaatttaataaaaattgctaaaaaaaatagttattaTAATAGTTAATTAATCAATCATTTAATAGATTTGttaactttttttgttttcttgttttttgttccttttgttttttgtacaGGTTAGTTTTGGTTAGTAGTAGTTTGTACAATGTTGTCCGTTACAAAATGTCCACTAACTTAAACTCATATGTCTTCTTCTTTCTTATGGACGATACCTTCGTCCTTTTAATCCCCGAATCTTAGAGGTTGGCCCTTTACCTTTATAAACAGAGGCCATGTccattacattttcaaaatatctaaacatttttgattttgttttttttttttgtaataacaAGCAGCATTACTACAAAACTACTCAAATACCTCTGTTACAAGCAGAAAAGTTTATCCTTAAACTGCCGAGAATTAAACCGCAcgttgtttgcatttaaaatcTCATTTGCTTTGGCGGGCTCGTGCATTCCAGTGATATCGACTACCATTAACAGTATCGATATTTTAAGAACAATAATCGGGGTAATCGGGGGTACCTCTTGTGTTCGACAAAACAATTGAGCTAAACGAAATCAAAAATTATTCGCAGCATGGACGAGTCGGAACTGCtattcaatttgttttacttCCTGTTGTGCATGGTTATTATCTACCCGCCCGAGGAGTTCCAACGCCTGGGATTCACCATCGAGCAGTTGTTCGCTCGGTTCCTGGGAGAGGAGTACCTGGACTTTGTGGGCTACCACCTGCGCCGTACTTCGCTGAATCTCTTCGTGCATTCCTGTCTGCCCTTCTCCTACTTTCTTATCCATAGGCTTAAGTTCTCCGTCTTCGCTACGCAGGAACCCCTGGAGGACTCCGACTTGGACCCGGATTTCCCGATGCCCCAGGAAGCGGTGGCGTTTAAAACGCTTACGTGGAAAACCGCCCAGCGGTTTAGTGTGTTGGCCGTTCTGGCGATGCCCGCTCTGATCTTTAACTGGCACCAGCAAAATTGGCGTAGGCACCCGATCAGCAAGGCCCTCTCCAAGTACTCTATCTCCCCGGGCAGCTACAGAGCCGTGGCCAGCGAAATTGGCACAGAGTTCCGGCAACCAgacatatacaaaaaaaagctGAACTCCATCAGCTCGGTGATTGCCACGCAGAACTGGATAATAAAAACCACCATATACAATGTCCACTTTGCGCATCAGACCAACACGTCGCTCAGCGTAGCTAAGGTCAGTTGGTCACGATTCCTTTGCATGTGAGACCCTAATATTTTTTCTGCAGGCAGAGACGTACAATATATCGCAACAAGACCAAAACGATACATTGCAGATGATAAGTATTATTGTGCGACCAATGAGACAAGGTGTAAGCGACTTTCACATACGAATTAATGCCCTGGAGTTTAGGAATCTAGAGAACCGTGTTCGTCGGCCTATCGCAATTCCTTCTAACATTCAGTTCCACCGCAATGTTATTGACCGCTTTGTGGACGTATTCAAAGCGCAAGTCGCCCTAAATCCCATTTTTCCAGAGGATGCAAATACGGATAAGTGTTTTGCCTGTATGCTAATCGAACCAAACACCAAAATCCACAAGCAGTGTGCCGACTTTGATCGTAATGGCGCTCCCCTGGCGGATGGGGCGTGCTGCTCAAACTGCTACTGCCGCCCCATGTGGTGCGTGGAGTGCCTAGCGCGGTGGTTTGCCGCTCGCCAAAGCGATGTGGATCGCGAAGTGTGGCTGGAGCAGAAGTGCACCTGCCCTATGTGCCGAGCCAAGTTTTGTGTGCTTGATGTCAGCTACATCACACCGACAGTCGATGCAACTAACCTTACTCAGTATCAAGGCGCCGAAGGCGAGGCTGATGATACCACGTGATTTACGACTGTTAGATAGAATTAAAGGACTTTTTAATCGAATCTGGTTCTTTATTGGTCTTATTTTATGTAGTTGTTTTTAGTAAGACgtaaaaacaaacttaaaaaatatgcataattaTTAGTGCATTTATCACGTTTTAATCCCTTACAATCTAAGCAAGCTAGAatgtcaaatatttaaatttgatttaagtACAATTAATCTAAGCATAAAGAGAATGTGCTCATATGAGACTTATTCCTATGTATGCCCTGCATATAAAACCTGTAGTGCAATAAGTTCACTATCTTGCCGCTTTTTATTCTCTTTGTCCTCTCAGTCTGATAAAAAAGGCGCCATGCTAGTTTATATACATTTGGATGATACGTAATGAAAAAACCTTATATAGCTCTACAAATTCGTTTCGTAAACACTTTTAAAACTCTCAGGCTGGTCCCGTTGGCTTCTTGCCTGCTGAACTGGAGGCGTCATCGGTCCTGTCGAAGAGGCGATGCACTTGTTCAATGCGCTTTTCGAAGTGCAATTTGAGAccttaaaaaacaaatactcATTAATTAGATTCTAACAAagagattttaatttttctatttcttgattttcagttgaaatcattatacccgttactcgtagagtaaaagggtatactagattcgttgaaaagtatgtaacaggcagaaggaagcgtttccgaccatataaagtatatatattcttgatcaggatcagtagccgagtcgatctggccatgtccgtctgtccgtccgtctgtctgtccgtctgtccgtatgaacgtcgagatctcaggaactacaaacgctagaaagttgagattaagcatacagactccagagacatagaagcagcgcaagtttgttgattcatgttgccacgcccaaaactgccacgcctaaacttttgaaaaataatttaatagtttaatattttttcattttggtattggtcttgtaaatttctatcgataaactttttgccacgcccactctaacgccttcAAACAGCCCAaagcagccacgcccacacttttgaaaaatattttgatattttttcatttttgtattggtcttgtaaatttctatcgatttgccaaacaactttttgccacgtccactctaacgcccacaaaccgccaaaaactgtcagtgttgaagactctccttcgcactttcactagctgagtaacgggtatcagatagtcgaggaactcgactcaagcgttctctcttgtttttttttatttcacttggGCGCTCTCATACAAAATACATTGCTCAAAAAGGGCTAGTGGTTCCGAATTGCGGAATATGgctcttttttttgcttaataAGTTTTAAATGTGAAGTCTGACGTAAATGAGTGTATATAAAAGAGCTACATagcaattcatttttaaagaaTCATTATTCGGATTTTCCAGAAATCAGTTTATCTGTTTTCAGAACACGTTTGAAAAGCGCAGATAATATTTGGAAACAACATATAGAACAAGTCTATAGCTTCAGAGGTTCCGAGATTTTTCGAAAGCGGTAGACCTAAAGTTTTCTGTATCGAGCAAAgcaaatgttttaaaacaCACAAGTACACGCACCGTCTAACTTACTGTTAAAGTAaactgttttaattttagttttcagatatattattttaaaattaaattcaaaataccCATTATCTCCAATTTTGTACCTATTTCACCGCGTTTTCTTCTGAAccattacatatttattaaatttagcATGCgataattctttttttttgtacttgcgtATCAAACGCAGCagatttcaatttttatacccgttactcgtagagtaaaagggtatactagattcgttgaaaagtatgtcacaggcagaaggaagcgtttccgaccatataaaatatatatacttgttcaggatcaatagccgagtcgatctggccatgtccgtccgtccgtctgtccgtccgtatgaacgctgagatctcaggaactataatacaaaagctagaaagttgagaataagcatacagactccagagacacagacgcagcgcaagtttgtcgattcatgttgccacgcccactctaacaaaactgccacgcccatatttttttaaaatgtaatattttttaatttttgtattagtcttgtatatttctatcgaCTTTGGCACGCTAAGAGTGGGCCgacaaaccgccaaaaactgtcagtgttgaagagtctgagtaacgggtattagatagtcgggaaacttgATTattgcgttctctcttgtttaatttaattctcTAATTTTTTTGAAGGAACAAATCTTGAGTTTCGCTAATTATTTtaagtcaaataaataataaattatctTTTCAATCTAATGTTATCATCACTAAGttgttttacaaataaatCTTCGCCAAATTTTGCTCCCCAGggcaaataacaaaacaagagaaaatGCTATGctgttccccgactatcagaaACTCGTTACTACGCTAATGCATGTGCGAAcgagaaattaaaaaattttctGGAATATCGGTAAAAGTTTGTGGTCGTTAGTGGGGGTGGTAAAAAGTGGTTTGgcaatcgatagaaattacaagacatataaaaaaacaaaaaatatccaatatattttcaaaagtgtgggcgtggcatttttgaacaatttgtgggcgtggcaacatttggaaacaaacttgcgctgcgcctatGTCTTCTATCgtttatagttcctgagatcgagaagttcatacggacagatcCTGATCAGCGAATCTAGTATATTCTTTTACTCTACGGTTAACGAGTATAAATACGAGATTATTGGTTGAAATATCATGGGTCCTCGGAAAAGTTTGGGAACATAAttcatacgtacatatatagttatatatactACAACAATCACATTTACACTGGACGTCTTCATAACTGAAATTATGGTGTTTTCAACTTTACAGAATCGACTTACAAAAtcgtttatttatattcttcaTTGCCAAAAGAAAGGCCAATTTTGTTTCCTATACAACAATTTTTGATGCACCACTTAGTATtccaacacacacaaacacagtATTCCTAACTTTGTTGCGACCAATACTAATGAACTagagatacacagatacacaacTCACACCCGAAAATCACGAACGCAGTTCGCAAAACGGGCTGCTCACTTAGTGTTTGTAAGATATGGGTTCTATCAAGTAAAAAGGTATAGGTGTATAGGTACGATAAtgaaaaagcggaaaagcgcaGTGGCACACCTTCTCGATGTCCTGCAGAGATCTTGATCCGGCGTCGAAGAACTTTCCGTCGACCGCATCCCGCTTTTTGTTCTTCGAACGAAAGCGTCCGGAtcgggaaatggaaatattgcGCCACTGATGGCCGTAGGAGCACCTCTTTTCCTCCTCGCTTAGCACGCTGTCCAGGTAGTGGATCGTCGGCTCGTGGGCGGCTGATTTGGCTTTGCTCATGGTACCTGGGGGACGACCAACTCCAAATTGAATAAGTTCGAATCCGTTCTTTTTTGGCCGCTGCGAATGGTGGTTCTGATATTGATACTGCAGCTGATAAGACAAAACACAGGGCAATAGTCAAACTCGCACTTCTACCGGTTCGgaagtcttttgttttgattgcgTTCGTGGCGGCCAAAGATAGTCCGCATCCAATGCCGTCGCGTGTGGTTTCCGTCGAGCTTGTGGTCTGCGACTGCTGCCTTTGCCAGCAAACAAGCCAAATGACAACCACCCGACGCCGAATCCCGTTACGGCACTCAGTCACAAAAAACAACCGATGGAGTAATGTTGAAAAGATGTTTCCACCGCAGATCCAGAACATGTGAATTTGCTCCTGAAAACCTAAACAGGTGATCCAGGCCACACAGCCGCAAAACACACGccaatatacatatgtatgtgaaTTTGGATTGTCCCGCCAGTGATGACCGAATCCACCTATTGATATAGACATTTACCAGTGAATTGCAATGAACAATCTGTAAATGGAGTAGTATGTTTTTAGGTGTTTAGTGCCATTTCAAAAGTAAATTAAtattgtattaattttttttatttagaatGTTAATTTATAAAAGTTACTACATATCACTTTGGACGCCTGTTCGCGTAGTGACGAAGCGCACTAGGAATGTAACGTTCATTGACTACCATATGTATAAGTATATACACGAGGTATTGCGTAAAATGTACTTATTCGGCTTGTTTTTGACCTCGTCAATAAGGGTTTTTTTGTGACAACAGAAATTTAAGAAAGAAAACAAGATAGAAcgatatagtcgagttccctaACTATCTGATAACGGGTATCAGAGATAACGGGTACTCAGctgcgaaggagagacttcGACACTAGcagttttttttcggtttgtgggcgttagagtgggcgtggcagaaagttttttggcaaatcgatagaaatttacaagaccaatataaaaatgaaaaaatatcaaaacatttttcaaaagtgtgggcgtaacagcttttgggcggtttgtgggcgttagttttttgttttggcaaatcgatagaaatttacaagaccaatacgaaaatgaaaaaatatcaaaacctttgTTTAAAGTGTGGGCGaagcagctttgggcggtttgtggccgtggcaaaaagttgtcctacaaatcgatagaaattttcaaatctaataaaaatatatcaacccatttttgaaaagtttgtGCAAAGCCGTTTTGGGaggtttgtggacgttagtGTGTGCGTAGCAACATTGGTCaacaaatttgcgctgcgtctatatccCTAGAATCTGTCtgcttaatctcaaccttCTTGCTTTTacagttcctgagatctcgacgttcatatggacggacaggcggacagggccagatcgactcggctattgatcctgattaagaatatatatatatagtcgGAAACAGAAGGAAGGCCTGTAACATTCTTTTCAACCTATCTAGTAAACCCTTTTACTCGAGTACAGgagtaacgagtataaatataagtaaTTTAAGGGAACATACATAAATAGTAACTAAGCAAAAATAATCAGCCaacaaatttacattttttaataacttactATATTAATTACCATTCCAGTGGTACATATGTTCTTTATCAAGTCGTAGTCAAAAGCTAAACAGGCATCACAGGTCACTGGTACtatatttttgtatgtgtatGACAAGAGTAAGCGATATGTAATCGCTTATAGCAAACTTAACTCGTAAACTTATTCTACACCCTGACCAAGACGTGAACTGGCTAAAAAGTAAGACATAtgtcatatatattttaaaaattgaatttcagaATAGTTAATTTATTGTCTTGGAGAATTCACATATGCATTAAATTGGTAATTAGAAGGGCACCTGACTGGCGTTGCTGCGGAATTTTGATCAGTCATCGCACTTTAGCCTATCTACCACTTATTTTACTTATGTTCCCGATGATAAGCGCAAATAGACAGAACAAACAAGCACTTGCTAACAATTATAAATGATTAGATCGTTTTTTGCAGCGTTCACTTTGGACAGTTCTCTAACAGTATATTTCGTATTCGCTTTTGCTACTATACGCATACGCCAAACTGAACACCTTTTCACATAATGATTCGCTTGTCGTTCAAACATTGAAGCCAAGTTAAAGTAAGGGTTATACATGTGATGTATATAAATCAGGCAAACTGGTCAGATCAAAAAACACACATCTTCTAGGTAAACACCAGCCAGGCGGTTACTGTGCGGAGTTATTATCTCAGCGACTCGTCAGCGCAGAGGGCTTAGTGGATTTAGTAAACGCATAATTATTGTTCCGCTTTTGGAACCAGCACCTGCAGACAGAACTGGCGCAAATTCGTTCGGATAGGCTTTTATCTAATGAGCAATGAATGAGCTCTGcactacaaaaatattgaGAACAAAAGAATACTAAACTATACAGATTTTCTGTAAGTTATACATAATGGTTATAACTCACCCACAGCCGAgggtattttttatttacaaaaaggGCAACgtataaattcaaataagtGGAAGCATGTACAAATATAAATCCATTATCTTCTATTTCAATGTTAGACCTACGCAAGGAAATACCGGTTTTTTACCATTTATTTTCCAGGGCTAGTCAGCGtctatttttaatatacatCTTTTTTCCGGCAATTACACATAGTGTACTTCAACAATTAATTTAGCTTTGTTATCTGCAGACACAGCAAAAATTAGGTTCACCTTAATTAGGTGGTCATGCAAGTGTTTTGAAAGTGCAAGAGGTAAAAcaattaacataaaacaaacGTTAACTCGTAGAAAACAGTTGGCCCTACAAATTTGATGAGACACCAATTGCTTCTAGACAACGCTACCGCCACTATCACCGCGTTGTCGCGTGATTACAGCGTCCACTCGCTGTGTTGGAGGCGCTGGCCTCTGCTCGGGCTGCCTATCCTGTCGCGCCGCCCCTGCCGAGTTATTATTGTTGCGATGCATGAAGTTGCGAATATTTTCCTCCGTGTAGTCCACAATTCGGCGCTTCTTTCGGCGTCCGTATTGCTTCTgcttcaaataaatttttagGATTCCTTTGACCGTTATAAAGGTCAGACCTCCAAGCAGAGTGCGATGCAATGTGTTATCCACGGTGTCAAAGAGAATACGTCCGACGATTGACGATATGGTGGGCAGCAAGAGAGCCCCGCAGAAGACCCGCGTGGCCGAGACGGGGTCAGAGAGAGCAGGTGTGGCCGGATTGGTGATGTTTTGCTGATCCTCTTCTTGGCAACTGTTTAAAGGTAAAGTAATAAAAGCTTGCTGACCCTGACGTTTCGATACACTTACAGGTTCGGATAAATAAGGCTTACAAAAGGAAACTTTCGCACCACCGTTCCGCGGTTTCGAATAAGGCGCAGCA
This genomic stretch from Drosophila yakuba strain Tai18E2 chromosome 3R, Prin_Dyak_Tai18E2_2.1, whole genome shotgun sequence harbors:
- the LOC6535284 gene encoding E3 ubiquitin-protein ligase TM129 isoform X1, which encodes MDESELLFNLFYFLLCMVIIYPPEEFQRLGFTIEQLFARFLGEEYLDFVGYHLRRTSLNLFVHSCLPFSYFLIHRLKFSVFATQEPLEDSDLDPDFPMPQEAVAFKTLTWKTAQRFSVLAVLAMPALIFNWHQQNWRRHPISKALSKYSISPGSYRAVASEIGTEFRQPDIYKKKLNSISSVIATQNWIIKTTIYNVHFAHQTNTSLSVAKAETYNISQQDQNDTLQMISIIVRPMRQGVSDFHIRINALEFRNLENRVRRPIAIPSNIQFHRNVIDRFVDVFKAQVALNPIFPEDANTDKCFACMLIEPNTKIHKQCADFDRNGAPLADGACCSNCYCRPMWCVECLARWFAARQSDVDREVWLEQKCTCPMCRAKFCVLDVSYITPTVDATNLTQYQGAEGEADDTT
- the LOC6535284 gene encoding E3 ubiquitin-protein ligase TM129 isoform X2; the encoded protein is MPQEAVAFKTLTWKTAQRFSVLAVLAMPALIFNWHQQNWRRHPISKALSKYSISPGSYRAVASEIGTEFRQPDIYKKKLNSISSVIATQNWIIKTTIYNVHFAHQTNTSLSVAKAETYNISQQDQNDTLQMISIIVRPMRQGVSDFHIRINALEFRNLENRVRRPIAIPSNIQFHRNVIDRFVDVFKAQVALNPIFPEDANTDKCFACMLIEPNTKIHKQCADFDRNGAPLADGACCSNCYCRPMWCVECLARWFAARQSDVDREVWLEQKCTCPMCRAKFCVLDVSYITPTVDATNLTQYQGAEGEADDTT
- the LOC6535285 gene encoding uncharacterized protein LOC6535285, producing the protein MSKAKSAAHEPTIHYLDSVLSEEEKRCSYGHQWRNISISRSGRFRSKNKKRDAVDGKFFDAGSRSLQDIEKVSNCTSKSALNKCIASSTGPMTPPVQQARSQRDQPESFKSVYETNL
- the LOC6535286 gene encoding E3 ubiquitin-protein ligase MARCHF5 isoform X2, with protein sequence MPLMFPLPSRWVSMGGRRNAAAGYALPPMRITAWRRGLSPASAGVPPSGYTRAASTVGSMKKPRRMGKFGGALEAIDNLIKRLSPFLAAGFFVGSLYWTAVTYGAVTFLQIVGHEHGMSIMEAGDPLVLLIGLPAIPVGLVLGRLIRWEDALLRLIRNRGTVVRKFPFVSLIYPNLCQEEDQQNITNPATPALSDPVSATRVFCGALLLPTISSIVGRILFDTVDNTLHRTLLGGLTFITVKGILKIYLKQKQYGRRKKRRIVDYTEENIRNFMHRNNNNSAGAARQDRQPEQRPAPPTQRVDAVITRQRGDSGGSVV